CCACCACCACTGTCGTTCGGTCCTCCCCGCGATCCTCCTCGTCTTGGTCGTCTTTCTGCCGCCACCCTCAGCCGGGGAGGAGATCCGTGCGGCCGACGGGGGCCTCCTCGCGGGGGATGGAACGCCGCCCCGCGCGGCCGCGGCCGCCCCAGCGGTCCCCAGGGAAGCGGCGAGCCCCCCCCAGGCCGGGCAGGAGGACCAGGATCTCGTCCCCGGGGACGCCGCCCCGGCGGAGACGCTCGTCACCCCCGAGGACACCAGGCTGTTGGACCAGGGGGAAGACGAGTCCGAGCCCCCCGACGGAGCCCCGGAGGGTCCCGACGCGTTCGATGTGCCCATCGACCTGAACGACGAGGTCCGGGCGTACCTGGATCTCTTCAGGGGAGAGCGGCGGGAGCGGATTCAGGAGGCCTTCGATCGAGCCGGGCGCTACCTCCCCATGATGCGGGGGATCTTCCAGGAGTACGGTCTCCCCCTGGAACTGGTGAACCTGGCCTACATCGAGAGCGCCTTCAGGGTCGAGGCCTACTCCCGAGCCCGGGCGGTGGGGATCTGGCAGTTCATCGCGAGCACCGGGCGAAAGTACGGGCTGCGCATCGATTGGTGGCTGGACGAGCGACGGGACCCGGAGAAGGCGACCCGGGCGGCGGCGGAGTACCTGCGGGACCTCTACGGGCTCTTTGGCTCCTGGAGGCTTGCCATCGCGGCCTACAACGCCGGCGAAGGGAAGATCGCAGCAGCGATGTGGCGGCAGAGGACGGCCGACTTCTGGCGGCTTCACCTCCCCCGGGAGACCAAGCTCTACGTCCCGGCCTTCATGGCCATGACTATCCTCGCCAAGGATCCGGAGCGCTACGGCTTCGACCCTCCGGCCGAGGAGGTGCCCGCGACGGAGCCGCTCGCGCTCCCGGAGCCCCTCGACCTCCGGATCGTCGCCCAGGCGTCGGGGGTCCCGCTCGCCGAGCTCCAGGCCCTGAACCCCGAACTGCACCACCTGGTGACGCCCCCCCACACGCCCGACTACCGGCTGCGGGTTCCGGCCGGCGCTGGGGACCTGTTTGCAGAGAGAATTGACGCGATCAAGAAGACGCGGCGCGTGACGTGGCAACGCCACATGATCGGCCAGGGCGAGACCCTCTCCCAGATCGCGCGGCGCTACGACACCTCCATCCGGGTCCTCATGGATCTGAACCGGCTCGAGAGTCGCCATCGCCTCCGCGCGGGTCGCTCCCTGGTGGTCCCCTTGATGCACCTCACGGTCGCGGAGGACGACCGGAGCGACCGGCGGCCCAGCTCGAACGGCGGCCCCCTACATGGTCAGGCATGGGGACAGCCTCTGGACCAGGTGGACAACATCGGCATCCGGCTTCTGCCGTAGGCCCAATCGGCGTGTGCAGGACATAGAGTGGCTCTTGGCGGGAGGGAATCCTCGGGGCGTGAGGACTCACGGAAGGCCCGCCCCGGGCCGGGGAGAGGCTATAGCGGCGGCGCCGTCGGGAGCTCCGCGGTGGGTCGGGAGGGGAGAGGAAGAGGAGGAGAGGGATGGGGAACGGGAGGCGGGGTGTTGTGCTCGCGGGGCTGGTTCTTGCGTTGAGCGTGGCCGTGGCGTGGGGAGAGGAGACCCTTCCGGAAGCGGGGGGCGGAAAGCCCGACGGAGCCGGCGGGGCCTGGGAGAAAGCGGGGCGGGGGCTCGGCAATCTGACGTTGGGGTTTCTGGTGGAGTGGCCGAAGACGATGGTCCGGGAGACTGAGGACCATGGTCCGGGCTACGGGCTGACCGTGGGGCTCATCAAGGGGATGGGCCTGGGCGTGGGGCGGACGCTGGTGGGCGTCTACGAGCTGGTCACCTTCCCCCTCCCCAACGGGTCCGACTACGCGCCGATCCTGGAGCCCGGGAGCCCGCTCTCCACAGCGCGGACCACGCGGTTCCTCGAGACCCCGATCCGCTAGCGCCGACCGTCCGGCCCCGTCGGGGGGAGCGCGGGGGGGAGGATGGAGGCAGAGGTGTAGGGGAATGAATGATGGATGACGTGGACCGCGCGGCAGTCGCCTCCGGGCAGGCGACGCGAATCGCCCGTCCCGAGCGGCCAAGCCTCATCTACGAGCAGCGCTGTGACTTCTGCAAGCAGGTCCATCGCTCGGAGTTTTTCGACGAAGTCGAGGAGACCATCCTGCGCTGCCGCGATGCCGCTCCAGGCTCGGAGAAGGGCCTGCTGGTGGACTTCTCCGGGGACACTCATCCCATCAGGGTGGAAGGCCAACTGCAATTGCTTCAGGGGGTCGCGGGACACGTCGTCCGGAGGATCCCGGCCAGGTGATGATGAGCCCCACGCCTGACCGCCGGGTGATCACGGTGGCGGAGGTGGTCGGGAATCCCTCGACACCAGCTTCGCCCTGCGGGGAGGGAGCCCGTGAATCAGGCGGATGGAACCTGCCTGCCCCCTGGGGGTGGCGCCATGGCCACTCGGGCAATACGGGGCAGGGACCGACGCGGTCTCTGCCCCGTAGGAGAAGGCGGGCAATGGAACGGGCGAATTCAAGCGTGGCGAGGTTAGAGCGGGGTCGCGTGGCGCGCGGGGTCGCGGTGCTCCTGGGCCTCCTCTGCTGGCTCGTTGGTCCCGGGAGCGCCCTCGCCGCCGGCACCTTCGTCGTGGACGGGGCCAACCCGGACTGCTCGGATACGGCGCCCGGCGCCGGCACTGAGGGGAACCCGCCCTACTGCACCATCTCGGCCGCCGCCTACGCCCGGGGGGGACCCGGCACCACGATCCTCGTGAAGCCCGCCATCTACCGGGAGCAGGTCAACGTGCCCGCCTCGGGCGCGGACGGGAGCCCCTTCGTCTTCCAGGCCCTCGGGCCCGGCGTGGTCCTGGACGGGGCGGACGATTTCTCTGACCCCGCCCTCTGGACGCCCGCCACCGGCAGCGTGTGGCTGGCGCCGAGCGTCCCATGGTTCTCCCGCCAGGTCTTCGTCGACGGGGCACGCCTGATCTTCTCCCACGCCGAGCCGGCCGACCTCGCCCCGGGGACCTTCCACTACGTCCTCGGGGAGGGCCTCTACGTCAACCTCGGGGGGGACAACCCCGGGACCCACCAGACCTTGGTCGGCCTGCGGCACACGGGCTTCTTAGTCGACAGGCGCTCCTGGGTTACCATCGACGGCTTCACCATCACCCGGACCGAGGGGGACGGGATCGATCTGAATGGCGCTGCGTTTCTAGAACCGCCCTCCTCGAATAATCTCACGGTCACGAACAACACCGTGACCTTCTCCCACGGTCGTGGGATCAGAGTGGGGGGCGCCGCGAACGTGCTGATCGGTTCGAACGTGGTCTCGGACAATCGGATCGATGGGATCTACCTGTCGGGCGTCAACAGCTCGACGATCCAGGACAACGAGGTGTTCCGCAGCGGCGGGGGCATCCATCTCGCTGGCTCGCCCGGCAACCTGCTGCAGCGCAACAATGCCCACGACAACGTTTTCGCGACGGGGATCCTCCTCGAAAAAGGCTCGGCTAACAATGTGTCCCGGCAGAATTTCTCCTGGCGCAACGGCAGCCACGGCTTCCACGTTTCCGACACGGAGGGAACCCGTCACGTCGGCGATGTCGCGTGGGGGAATGCCGGGCGGGGCTTCTCGGTGGTGAGGTCCACTCCCTCCATCTTCAACTCCATCGGGGTCAACAACGGGCTTGCAGCGGGGGAGTACGACCTCTTCGTGGATGGTAGCAGCTTCGTTTCGAATTCCAACATCTTCTGGAACCGCACCAGCCAGGCGCCGATCAAATACGCCGGGACCACCTACGCGACCCTCGCCGCCTTCACGGCCGCCACCGGCCAGGACGCGAACTCCATCCAGACCGACCCGCAGTTCGTTCACTCGGTGGGAGGGGACTTCCGCCTCTTCCCCGGCTCCCCCGCCATCGATTCGGCCGACTCCGCGGTCCCCCACTGGCCCGAGACCGATGCCGCCGGGCAGGCTCGGCTGGATGACCCGGCCACGGCCAACACCGGGGTCGGCCCGGTCCTCTACGCCGACCGGGGCGCCCTGGAGTACTACCCGTACTCCGGCCCTCCCCTGGCCGCCTTGACGATCACGCCCTCCGTGGGAAACCCGCCCCTGGCGGTGATCGCCGATGCCTCCCGCTCCGTGGATCCGGACGGCGCGATCGTCTCCTACCGGTTCGACTTCGGGGACGGGACCGTGGTCGGGCCCCAGGCGGAGGCGACAGCGAGCCATACCTACACCGCCAGCGGGACCTTCATCGTGTCCGTCACGGTGACGGACGACGAGGAGAGGACCGCTGCCGCCTCGCATCCGATCAGGGTCAACGCGCCCCCCGAGGGGACGATCAACACCCCGGCGGGCAACATAACGGTCGGCGCGGGCCAGGCGCTGAGTTTCAGTGGAACCGGGACTGACCCGGATGGCGACGAACCCCTCCGCTACTTCTGGGACTTCGGGGGGGGCGCGGCCAACCAGACCGGGCCGAACCCGGGGTTGAAGGTATTTTACGTCCCCGGAATCTACACCGTGACCTTCACGGTGACCGATAGCCTGGGCCTGGCCGATCCCACCCCGGACAGGCGGGTGATCACGGTCCATGCGCCCCCCGAGGGCGTGATCGATAGCCCGGCGGGGGACGTGACCATTGTGGCGGGCGAGAGCGTCGCCTTCGCCGGGACCGGGAGCGAACCGGATGGGCATCTGCCCCTCACCTTCCAGTGGGATTTCCGGGGCGGGGCCCCCAACACCACGGTGGAGGATCCCGGGACGGTCACCTTCAGCACCCCCGGCACCTACTGGGTGACCTTCACCGTGACCGACAGCCTAGGCCTGGCCGACCCCACCCCGGCCAGCCGGCTGATCAGGGTACTTGCTAGCCAGGCGCCTGACGGCGTGATCGATACCCCCCCGACCGATGTCACGATCATGGCGGGGCAGAGCCTGAGCTTCACGGGGACCGGCACCGACCCGGACGGGAATCTCCCGCTCAGCTTCACGTGGTACTTTGGCGGGGCGGCACCCGACGCCACGGTGGAGGATCCGGGGGCGGTGGTGTTCAGCCGGCCAGGCGTCTACCCGGTGAGCTTCAGCGTCAGGGACGGCTCAGGCGTGTCGGATCCCACCCCGGACAGCCGGGTGATCACGGTGGTCTGCAGTCCCAGCCTCAACCTGGTTTGCAACTCCTCCTTCGAGGCCTCCACGACCGGCTGGCGACCCTACGGGGGGGCGACGATCCAGCGAGTCTCGGGGGGGCAGGAGGGGGCCTTCGCGCTGGAGGTGCGGGGCCCCGCCAGCACAGCGGAGTTCGGGATCGACGACAACCCGAACTGGGTGGCCACGAGCGGGGCGGCCGGGACGCGCTACCTCTTCAGCGCGTGGGTGCGGGCGGCGGCGAGCGCCGGGCAGGCCCGGCTGAGGGTCCAGGAGTACCGAGAGACGCAGGTCGGGGGGACGATTTACTCGCCGTTCGTGCCGCTGACGCCGGACTGGCAACTACTCACACTCGTTCACGTCACCCAGGCGGCCGGGTCCACGCTGGACTTCAAGGTGCTGGCGACCCCCTCCGCGTCCGGCCAGGTGTTCCAGGTGGACAGCATCGCGATCCGGATCGTCACCACGACCAGCAACCAGCCCCCGAACGGCGTGATCGAGAGCCCGGCGGGGGACATGATCATCAGGACCGGCCAGAGCGTCACGTTCGCCGGGACCGGGGGCGACCCGGATGGGCACCTCCCCCTCACCTTCCTCTGGACCTTCGGTGGGGGCCCCCCCAACTCGACCGCGGAGGACCCGGGGGCGGTCACCTTCAGCACCCGGGGGACCTACACGATCACTCTCACCATGATCGACAGCTTAGGCCTGGCCGATCCCACCCCGGACACCCGGGTGATCACGGTGGTTCCGGCAAACTTCGTCGGGAATCCCTCCTTCGAATCCAACACGTGGGGCTGGGCTGCCTACGGGGGCTCCACGCTCCAGCGGGTCTCGGGGGGGCAGGAGGGGGCCTTCGCGCTGGAGGTGCGGGGCCCTGCGACCACGACGGAGTTCGGGATCAACGACAGCCCGAACTGGGTGGCGAAGACCCTGGCCGCCGGGACCCGCTACCGCTTCAGCGCGTGGGTCCGGGCGGAGAGCAGCGCCGGCCAGGCCCGGCTGAAGGTCCGGGAGTACCTGAATGGCGTGCAGGTCGGGGGGACGATTTACTCCCCGTTCGTGCCGCTGACCCCGGAGTGGCAGCAGCTCACCCTCGATTACGTCGCCCAGGCGGCCGGGTCCACGCTGGACTTCCAGGTGCTGGAGACCCCCTCCGCGCCCGGCCAGGTCTTCCAGGTGGACACCATCGCGATCCGGCTCGTCAGCCCCACCAACGAACCCCCGAACGGGGTGATCGACAGCCCGGCCAGGAACGTGACCATCCCGGCCGGCCAGAGCGTGCCGTTCGCCGGGACCGGGACCGACCCGGATGGACACCTCCCGCTCACCTTCCTGTGGGATTTCGGCGGGGGCGCGCCCGACAGCACGGCTCAGGACCCAGGGGAGATCACGTTCAGCACCCTGGGGACCTACACCGTGACCTTCACCGTGACGAACAGCCTAGGCCTGGCCGATCCCACCCCGGACAGCCTGGTGATCACGGTGGTTGCGGCTGACCAGAACCTGGTCGGCAATCCCTCCTTCGAGACCGACACGAGCGGCTGGATGCCCTATCCGACAGCGGACACCGTGATTGAGCGGGTCCCCGGGGGGCAGGAGGGCGCATTCGCCCTCGAGGTGCGAAGCGCCGGCGACATGGCCCCGTTCGGGATCAACGACAGCCCGAACTGGGTCGGCTCGACCGGGGCGGCCGGGACCCGCTACCGCTTGACGGCCTGGGTCCGGGCGGAGGCGAGCAGCGGCCAGGCCCGGATCCGGGTCCGCGAGTACCTGAACGGGGTGCAGGTCGGGACGGCGACCTACTCCCCCTTCGTGCCGCTGACGCTGGCCTGGCAGATGCTCACCGTGGACCACGTCACCCAGGCGGCGGGGTCCACCCTGGACGCGCAGGTGCTCGATTACCCGGTCGCGCCGGGCGAGACCTTCCAGACGGACAGCATCTGGACCCAGGTTGCTCCGTAAGCGAGAGCTCAACCGCCGAGTCGGCAGGGAGACGGCACCACGGGAGTTCCGTTGATGGTGCGAGCCATGGCCCGGCGGAGTCGGCGACCCGCACAGTCCATCTTCTCGAAGAGAAAGGCTCGTCTGCCGGGCGCACACGGCCTTTTAGGCCAGCCGCTGGAACCTATCGGTGGTGTGGCCTGCTACAGTCTGAAAGGCACTCCTCAGTTACTCTTGCGAACTGCCGTTGCTCCCCCAGCACCCCCTGAGGAGATGCCGGACTCACAGCAAAAAGGCGCTTGACAGGGCGCGGTCCTTCTGCGATCATCCTCTCGCCTTTTAATCTAACTCTGTGAGGTTAGAAAAGGAGAGGCATGCAGCACGGGTGCATCCGGACGAAGGTGAGGGGGGACCTCCTCAGGCGCTGAGGAGGTTTTTTTTTGCCCGGAGGGGCCGGTGCGGGAAAAAGCGCAGATCCTGGACGGCCAGGGGATCAGCCGGGCGCTCACCCGGATCGCCCATGAGGTCCTGGAGCGCAACAAGGGGACCGACGAGGTGGTTCTGGTAGGCCTCCGGAGCCGTGGGATCGAGCTGGCCCGCCGCCTGAGCCGCAAGATCAAGGAGATCGAGGGGATCGAGGTCCCGGTGGGGGCCCTGGACGTGACCCTCTACCGGGACGACCTGGGGAAAGTGGGCGTGCAGCCGGTGGTCCGGAGGACGGAGATCCCCTTCACGGTGGACGAGAAGAAGGTCGTCCTGGTGGACGACGTCCTGTACACCGGCCGGACTGTCCGGGCGGCCTTGGACTCCCTCATGGACCTGGGGCGCCCGCGCCTCATCCAGCTCGCCGTCCTGGTGGACCGGGGACACCGGGAGCTGCCGGTCCGGGCCGACTACGTGGGGAAGAACGTCCCCACCTCCCAGCAGGAGCGGGTGCAGGTCCTGCTGGAGGAGGAGGACGGGGTGGACCGGGTGGTGATCCTGGAGCCGGAGCCGTCCGCTGCGGGACGGCGGCCGGAGGAGCGGCGGGAAGGCTAGGGGCCGTCCGCGCGAAAGCGAGGCGAGGCATGGCGCTCAAGCGGAAGGACCTCCTGACGATCCGCGAGCTCGGGGCGGAGGAGATCACCCTCATCCTGGACACGGCCGCGTCCATGAAGGAGATCGCCTCCCGGGACATCAAGAAGGTTCCCGCCCTCCGCGGCAAGACGGTGATGAATCTGTTCTACGAAGCCAGCACGCGGACCCGGACCTCCTTCGAGATCGCGGGGAAGTGGCTGAGCGCCGACGTGATCAACATCTCCACGTCCGCCTCCTCCGTGGCCAAGGGGGAATCCCTCCTGGACACGGGCCGGACGCTCCAGGCCATGCACCCGGACGTGGTCGTCATCCGGCACGCGGCTGCCGGCGCCCCCCAGGTCCTGGCCGAGGCGGTCGCCGCCAGCGTGATCAACGCCGGGGATGGAGCTCATGAGCACCCGACCCAGGCCCTGCTCGACCTCTTCACCATTCGGGAGCGGTTCGGGCGCCTGAGCGGCCTCAAGGTGGCCATCGTCGGGGACATCACCCACAGCCGGGTGGCGCGGAGCAACCTGCACGGCATGCAGAAGGTGGGAATGGAAGTCCGCCTCTGCGGCCCGGCCACGCTGCTCCCGCGGCACGTCGGGCAACTGGGGGCCGCCGTCACGACGAAGATGGACGAGGCCATCCGGGACGTGGACATCATCATGATGCTCCGGATCCAGCGGGAGCGAATGGGGAGCGGCCTCCTCCCGTCGCTACGGGAGTACAGCCGGCTCTTCGGCCTGACGGGGGAGCGCCTCAAGCGGGCGAAGGAGGGGGTGCTCATCATGCACCCGGGCCCGATGAACCGGGGGGTGGAGATCGCGCCGGAGGTGGCGGACGGGCCCTACTCCATCATCCTCGACCAGGTGACGAACGGCGTGGCGGTCCGGATGGCCCTGCTGTTCCTCCTCACCGGCGGCCAGCCCGCGGCGGCCAAGGCGGCCGCCGCGTAGGAGTGCGCGATGCGCATCGTGATTCGGGGCGGGCGGGTTGTTGACCCGGTGAACGGCCTCGACGGGCTGATGGACGTCCTGATCGAGGACGGCGTCATCCGGAGCGTTGACCTCGGCGGGAACGGGGGCAAGGCTCGGCGCGGTGCGCCGGGGGGACGGAGCCCCGAGGAGGCCGACCGGCTGATCGAGGCCAAGGGGCTGGTGGTATGTCCCGGCCTGATTGACATGCACGTCCACCTGCGGGAGCCGGGGCGGGAGGATGCGGAGACGATTGCCAGCGGGACGGCAGCGGCAGCGCGGGGAGGGTTCACGGGCGTCGCCTGCATGCCCAACACGGAGCCCCCGAACGACTCCGCCTCCGTGACCGAGTTCATCCTGGAGGAGGCCGCGAAGCACGGGGCGGCCCGCGTCTACCCCATCGGCGCCATCTCGAAGGGCCGGAAGGGGCAGGAGCTGGCCGAGATCGGGGAGCTGGTGGCGGCCGGCTGCGTCGGCATCTCCGACGATGGCAGCCCCGTTTCGAGCGCGGGCCTCATGCGCCGGGCCATGGAGTACGCCACCATGTTCGACATCCCGGTGATCCCCCACTGCGAGGAGCTGAGCCTGAGCCAGGGCGGCGTGATGCACGAAGGGCTCGTCAGCACCCAGATCGGCCTCCAGGGGATCCCGGGGATCGCGGAGGCGGTCGAGGTCACGCGGGACATTCTCCTGGCCGAATTCACGGGGGCCCGGCTGCACCTCTGCCACCTGAGCGCCGCCGAGTCGGTGCGGGCGCTGCGCGAGGCGAAGGTCCGGGGGGTGAAGGTGACGGCTGAGGTGACGCCGCACCACCTCGCGCTCACCGAGGACGCGGTGCGAGGGTTCAACACGAATACCAAGATGAACCCGCCGCTCCGCGCCGCGGAGGATCAGGCCGCCCTGCGGGAGGCGCTGGCGGACGGCACGATTGACTGCATCGCCACCGATCATGCGCCGCACGCCCTGGCGGAAAAAGAACAGGAATACGACTACGCCCCCTTTGGGGTGACCGGACTGGAGACCTGTCTGGGTGTGGTGCTCACCGAGCTGTACCACGGCAAGGTCCTGACCCTGCCCCAGATCGTGGAGCGGATGAGCGTCGCCCCGGCGCGGATCCTGGGGCTGAAGGGGAAGGGGACCCTGGCGCCGGGCACCGAGGCGGACGTGACGCTCCTCGACCCGGAGCGGGAGTGGGTGGCGGAGGCGAAGGCCATGGCCTCCAAGAGCAAGAACTCCCCATTCCTCGGCTGGAAGCTCAAGGGCGCCCCGGTGATGACCATCGTCGGGGGGAAGGTGGTATGGGAGGCATGAGCCGGAAGGCGGTCCTGGCGCTGGCGGACGGCACCATCTTCGAGGGACGCCCCTTCGGCGCCGAGGGGGAGGCCATCGGGGAGGTGGTCTTCAACACCGGGATGACCGGCTATCAGGAGGTCCTCTCCGACCCCTCTTACCGGGGGCAGATCGTCTGCATGACC
The window above is part of the Candidatus Methylomirabilis sp. genome. Proteins encoded here:
- the pyrR gene encoding bifunctional pyr operon transcriptional regulator/uracil phosphoribosyltransferase PyrR; this translates as MREKAQILDGQGISRALTRIAHEVLERNKGTDEVVLVGLRSRGIELARRLSRKIKEIEGIEVPVGALDVTLYRDDLGKVGVQPVVRRTEIPFTVDEKKVVLVDDVLYTGRTVRAALDSLMDLGRPRLIQLAVLVDRGHRELPVRADYVGKNVPTSQQERVQVLLEEEDGVDRVVILEPEPSAAGRRPEERREG
- a CDS encoding aspartate carbamoyltransferase catalytic subunit, whose product is MALKRKDLLTIRELGAEEITLILDTAASMKEIASRDIKKVPALRGKTVMNLFYEASTRTRTSFEIAGKWLSADVINISTSASSVAKGESLLDTGRTLQAMHPDVVVIRHAAAGAPQVLAEAVAASVINAGDGAHEHPTQALLDLFTIRERFGRLSGLKVAIVGDITHSRVARSNLHGMQKVGMEVRLCGPATLLPRHVGQLGAAVTTKMDEAIRDVDIIMMLRIQRERMGSGLLPSLREYSRLFGLTGERLKRAKEGVLIMHPGPMNRGVEIAPEVADGPYSIILDQVTNGVAVRMALLFLLTGGQPAAAKAAAA
- a CDS encoding transglycosylase SLT domain-containing protein: HHHCRSVLPAILLVLVVFLPPPSAGEEIRAADGGLLAGDGTPPRAAAAAPAVPREAASPPQAGQEDQDLVPGDAAPAETLVTPEDTRLLDQGEDESEPPDGAPEGPDAFDVPIDLNDEVRAYLDLFRGERRERIQEAFDRAGRYLPMMRGIFQEYGLPLELVNLAYIESAFRVEAYSRARAVGIWQFIASTGRKYGLRIDWWLDERRDPEKATRAAAEYLRDLYGLFGSWRLAIAAYNAGEGKIAAAMWRQRTADFWRLHLPRETKLYVPAFMAMTILAKDPERYGFDPPAEEVPATEPLALPEPLDLRIVAQASGVPLAELQALNPELHHLVTPPHTPDYRLRVPAGAGDLFAERIDAIKKTRRVTWQRHMIGQGETLSQIARRYDTSIRVLMDLNRLESRHRLRAGRSLVVPLMHLTVAEDDRSDRRPSSNGGPLHGQAWGQPLDQVDNIGIRLLP
- a CDS encoding PKD domain-containing protein, giving the protein MARLERGRVARGVAVLLGLLCWLVGPGSALAAGTFVVDGANPDCSDTAPGAGTEGNPPYCTISAAAYARGGPGTTILVKPAIYREQVNVPASGADGSPFVFQALGPGVVLDGADDFSDPALWTPATGSVWLAPSVPWFSRQVFVDGARLIFSHAEPADLAPGTFHYVLGEGLYVNLGGDNPGTHQTLVGLRHTGFLVDRRSWVTIDGFTITRTEGDGIDLNGAAFLEPPSSNNLTVTNNTVTFSHGRGIRVGGAANVLIGSNVVSDNRIDGIYLSGVNSSTIQDNEVFRSGGGIHLAGSPGNLLQRNNAHDNVFATGILLEKGSANNVSRQNFSWRNGSHGFHVSDTEGTRHVGDVAWGNAGRGFSVVRSTPSIFNSIGVNNGLAAGEYDLFVDGSSFVSNSNIFWNRTSQAPIKYAGTTYATLAAFTAATGQDANSIQTDPQFVHSVGGDFRLFPGSPAIDSADSAVPHWPETDAAGQARLDDPATANTGVGPVLYADRGALEYYPYSGPPLAALTITPSVGNPPLAVIADASRSVDPDGAIVSYRFDFGDGTVVGPQAEATASHTYTASGTFIVSVTVTDDEERTAAASHPIRVNAPPEGTINTPAGNITVGAGQALSFSGTGTDPDGDEPLRYFWDFGGGAANQTGPNPGLKVFYVPGIYTVTFTVTDSLGLADPTPDRRVITVHAPPEGVIDSPAGDVTIVAGESVAFAGTGSEPDGHLPLTFQWDFRGGAPNTTVEDPGTVTFSTPGTYWVTFTVTDSLGLADPTPASRLIRVLASQAPDGVIDTPPTDVTIMAGQSLSFTGTGTDPDGNLPLSFTWYFGGAAPDATVEDPGAVVFSRPGVYPVSFSVRDGSGVSDPTPDSRVITVVCSPSLNLVCNSSFEASTTGWRPYGGATIQRVSGGQEGAFALEVRGPASTAEFGIDDNPNWVATSGAAGTRYLFSAWVRAAASAGQARLRVQEYRETQVGGTIYSPFVPLTPDWQLLTLVHVTQAAGSTLDFKVLATPSASGQVFQVDSIAIRIVTTTSNQPPNGVIESPAGDMIIRTGQSVTFAGTGGDPDGHLPLTFLWTFGGGPPNSTAEDPGAVTFSTRGTYTITLTMIDSLGLADPTPDTRVITVVPANFVGNPSFESNTWGWAAYGGSTLQRVSGGQEGAFALEVRGPATTTEFGINDSPNWVAKTLAAGTRYRFSAWVRAESSAGQARLKVREYLNGVQVGGTIYSPFVPLTPEWQQLTLDYVAQAAGSTLDFQVLETPSAPGQVFQVDTIAIRLVSPTNEPPNGVIDSPARNVTIPAGQSVPFAGTGTDPDGHLPLTFLWDFGGGAPDSTAQDPGEITFSTLGTYTVTFTVTNSLGLADPTPDSLVITVVAADQNLVGNPSFETDTSGWMPYPTADTVIERVPGGQEGAFALEVRSAGDMAPFGINDSPNWVGSTGAAGTRYRLTAWVRAEASSGQARIRVREYLNGVQVGTATYSPFVPLTLAWQMLTVDHVTQAAGSTLDAQVLDYPVAPGETFQTDSIWTQVAP
- a CDS encoding dihydroorotase, with product MRIVIRGGRVVDPVNGLDGLMDVLIEDGVIRSVDLGGNGGKARRGAPGGRSPEEADRLIEAKGLVVCPGLIDMHVHLREPGREDAETIASGTAAAARGGFTGVACMPNTEPPNDSASVTEFILEEAAKHGAARVYPIGAISKGRKGQELAEIGELVAAGCVGISDDGSPVSSAGLMRRAMEYATMFDIPVIPHCEELSLSQGGVMHEGLVSTQIGLQGIPGIAEAVEVTRDILLAEFTGARLHLCHLSAAESVRALREAKVRGVKVTAEVTPHHLALTEDAVRGFNTNTKMNPPLRAAEDQAALREALADGTIDCIATDHAPHALAEKEQEYDYAPFGVTGLETCLGVVLTELYHGKVLTLPQIVERMSVAPARILGLKGKGTLAPGTEADVTLLDPEREWVAEAKAMASKSKNSPFLGWKLKGAPVMTIVGGKVVWEA
- a CDS encoding exosortase system-associated protein, TIGR04073 family yields the protein MGNGRRGVVLAGLVLALSVAVAWGEETLPEAGGGKPDGAGGAWEKAGRGLGNLTLGFLVEWPKTMVRETEDHGPGYGLTVGLIKGMGLGVGRTLVGVYELVTFPLPNGSDYAPILEPGSPLSTARTTRFLETPIR